In Glycine soja cultivar W05 chromosome 10, ASM419377v2, whole genome shotgun sequence, the genomic stretch CAGTGGTACTGCTGATAGAGTGAATATCTGACATGACGCatcaaaaaaagaaacttacacAATGAGAGGTCATTAACTTACAATATTCAACTGAGTCTATGATATATTATATACTCAATAGATAAGAGATAAAGTTGTTATTTGTGTATGTTGAAGAATCTAGAGAAGCTAATATAGAAAGATTAAACATCTCTAAAGGCTGAACAATCATAAACAATGAGTCTTAGAAAGTCGAAGTAAACACTAAACCACCTGATATATAATAGTCAAAAGTAGACTAAAAACTACATATGAGACCATTGAGATTAAACTATGAATGCATGTATATTTCAAATTATAGTGATGTAGAAATATGGAGCACTATCACCATAAGGAAATGAGGAAAAGATATAGAGCTGACATaagaaaagaagtaaacatcACTAGAGCAAAATGCTCTGCTTCTACGGCTTAGAAAAATGccaataggtagcaaaatgcaATATGAATAGAATATAGAAGAGGACATAATGCAGTATCTGTTATTggagaatgaatgaaaaaggaaaataatccTTCACAAGGGTAAACCCTTCTCAACTGGGTTCCAAGACCCACTTCTGCAAACAATCTCACCAAATGACTTCTCTGCACAACCTTCCTCTACTTATTAACCTACCTAACTACTTAACAGAGCTGCCCTCTCATTAACAACCCTGTCCATCTCACTAACTACTTATTTTGGCAAACACACATTTTCCAATTCATATTTTATCAATCTGGgataaacacaaaaataaccataaatcaTATAAGTGTATTGAAACTTGTAATAAACAATAGAGCAACTGAAAAATTAGAGCCACAAGTAGATTAGAACTAAGCATGGAAAATTATTGAGATTAGAAGCTTGAATGGATGTATCTTCCAAATTAAAGTAATGAAATGTAGAGAAAAGGAACATTTGCAACATAATGAGAAGATAATTTGCAGTCTAACACTCAAACCACTTTTATAATACTTGATCCGTTTCAGAATATATCATTCAAGATAATTGCACAAAGATTAAGAAAGCCACTAATTAGTCtcaattatcataaaatataatttatttcctttttatcaaaatattggCACTCCTGACTCCACTAATGCCATTGCTATCTCTCATTCCACTTGGTAGAGATAAGAGAGACAAAGATATAGTTgggacaaaaaaaattcaaactttaattttctaaaatgacagataaattgaaacatttttttatttaaaaaaaggctAATATTTTGAAATGGAGAGTATATTTGTTGACACATGTTGTTAGGATTAGGAATATGGTGTCAAGAGACAGCACTTCCAAAGATAAACATCTGAAATATATTAGTTTAAGCAACCCATGGTGATGATTATGGATCTAACATATGCTCAAGGTCTTGAACCACCATATCATTGAACTTATGAtaattttagagaagaaaagCTCAGACCAATGTTACAAAATCCACTCCACCACCACAACATTCAAATTCTTCCGAGGGAGACAGATTGGTAAAATGCAGCCCATTATCCTCTCTGACACCTGGAGAAAAACATAAAGAACCAAGTACAAATTCTTATGGAGCCATTGCATAAATCAGTACAAATCAGCAGCATAAAGGTAAAGCAAAGCAACCTGATAAGCAGTATGACTGTTTCTGTAAAAAATTATCTTGGGAAGGATTGCACGCCAACCAGTTCGGGAATCCATTAGTGGAAAGATCACAACAGAATGTGCGGAATCGATGCTTAAAGGATGCATCTGTGGAGGCTGCACTTATAATCTCTTTAGCCCTCTCAAGAGTCTCATCACTACAGTCGCATGCATAAACAATCAAATCTTTGTTGGCCCTACACAGGAAAGTTTCATCAGAATAATATCCAATGGCAAATGTTAAAGCTACCTAGAGTTGCATCAACTTAGTCCAGAATCAATTAACCAAACGGATAAATATTGACCTAAAATAATGTTAAGTGGTATTTAAACATGATTCGAGGCAATTCCACATACACATTTAATCTGAAATAAGTAGCCGCTACGTCACACAGataggaaaagagaaagagaaagagaagaagagaacCGTAGAATAGGAAGAGCGGTGCTGCCATTGCCACAACCAACTTCCAAGAGCATAGAGTTTGGGGGACAGGAGAGAAGTTCGGGGAACTCCTTCAACAGATAGCGCCTCTCCTGAATGCAACGAAGCAGCTAGTTAGGGAAAGTGAATGCGAAAATGCGAAGAGGGAAAGGGAAGGAACCTTGAAGAATTTTCCAGAGGCGTGACGGAGGTGAAATTGCTTCCATGCTTGTACGTCTGATTCTGGTGGTGCTGATGAtgacgaagaagaagattccAAGTGGTAGGCAAAGGAAGGGTTTGCTTCGATCTCTGCTCTTAGGTCTTCCCAGTCGAAGTCCTTGCAGAAGTATTGCGCTTCTGCTTCTGCTTCTGCTTCGCCTTCACTACTCATTTTCACTCACTCTTCGTTCCGTTcctaaatgatttttttgggtGACTTCgttcaatttaatttgtttacaaaATGATCTTaactaaatgatttttttaagttaagaaTTAATCATAGATTTTTAAAGTTGGAAATTTGtcatcaaatcattattttattttcaaataattg encodes the following:
- the LOC114369190 gene encoding methyltransferase-like protein 6, producing MSSEGEAEAEAEAQYFCKDFDWEDLRAEIEANPSFAYHLESSSSSSSAPPESDVQAWKQFHLRHASGKFFKERRYLLKEFPELLSCPPNSMLLEVGCGNGSTALPILRANKDLIVYACDCSDETLERAKEIISAASTDASFKHRFRTFCCDLSTNGFPNWLACNPSQDNFLQKQSYCLSGVREDNGLHFTNLSPSEEFECCGGGVDFVTLIFTLSAVPLERMPKSVKECFIVLKPGGMVFFRDYGLYDMTMLRFEPDKQVGFREYMRSDGTRSYFFCLDTVRSLFLGAGFTELELDYCCVKSVNRQKGKSMQRVWVHGKFQKPALSCQ